The Panicum hallii strain FIL2 chromosome 9, PHallii_v3.1, whole genome shotgun sequence genome has a window encoding:
- the LOC112873597 gene encoding peroxidase A2-like, whose amino-acid sequence MAASSSSRSAAAAGVLLLLLVAAAVCLHGATAQLCEDYYDDTCPDAYDIVKQVLMDAHQSDTRIFASLIRLHFHDCFVQGCDGSLLLDTVPGMQSEKESPPNNGSARGFPVVDAVKAALEDACPGVVSCADILAIAAEISVELSGGPSWGVLLGRLDGKTSDFNGSLDLPAPTDNLTVLQQKFSNLSLNDVDLVALSGGHTFGRVQCQFVTDRLYNFSGTNMPDPTLDSSYRAFLSQRCPRNGDGRVLNDLDPTTPDTFDKNYYTNIEVNRGFLSSDQELKSSPQAQGTTAPIVDQFAGSQDAFFASFAQSMINMGNIRPVTDPSQGEVRTNCRRVNGS is encoded by the exons ATGGCTGCTTCCTCATCTTcccgttccgccgccgccgccggcgtgctgctgctgctgctggtggctGCCGCTGTGTGCCTCCACGGCGCGACGGCGCAGTTGTGCGAGGACTACTACGACGACACGTGCCCCGACGCCTACGACATCGTCAAGCAGGTGCTCATGGACGCCCACCAGTCGGACACCCGCATCTTCGCCAGCCTCATCCGCCTCCACTTCCACGACTGCTTCGTCCAG GGCTGCGACGGGTCGCTGCTTCTGGACACCGTCCCCGGGATGCAGTCGGAGAAGGAGTCGCCGCCCAACAACGGCTCGGCACGCGGGTTCCCGGTGGTGGACGCCGTCAAGGCGGCGCTGGAGGACGCCTGCCCCGGCGTCGTCTCCTGCGCCGACATCCTCGCCATCGCCGCGGAGATCTCCGTCGAGCTG TCGGGAGGCCCCAGCTGGGGTGTGCTTCTGGGAAGGCTGGACGGCAAGACCTCCGACTTCAACGGGTCCCTGGATCTGCCAGCGCCCACGGACAACCTCACCGTGCTTCAGCAGAAGTTCAGCAACCTCAGCCTCAACGACGTCGACCTTGTCGCCCTCTCAG GGGGGCACACCTTCGGCCGGGTACAATGCCAGTTCGTCACGGACCGGCTCTACAACTTTAGCGGCACCAACATGCCGGACCCGACCCTGGACTCGTCGTACCGGGCGTTCCTGTCGCAGAGGTGCCCGAGGAACGGCGACGGCCGGGTCCTGAACGACCTGGACCCGACGACGCCGGACACCTTCGACAAGAACTACTACACCAACATCGAGGTGAACCGGGGGTTCCTCAGCTCCGACCAGGAACTCAAGTCGTCGCCCCAGGCGCAGGGCACCACGGCGCCCATCGTCGACCAGTTCGCTGGCAGCCAGGACGCCTTCTTCGCGAGCTTCGCGCAGTCCATGATCAACATGGGGAACATCAGGCCGGTCACGGACCCGTCGCAGGGAGAGGTCCGCACCAACTGCAGAAGAGTCAATGGAAGCTAA